The following proteins are co-located in the Streptomyces sp. NBC_01198 genome:
- a CDS encoding NAD(P)/FAD-dependent oxidoreductase, with product MSTTERPRILVVGGGYVGLYAARRIMKKMRYGEATVTVVDPRSYMTYQPFLPETAAGSISPRHVVVPLRRVLPGAEVLTGRVADIDQDRKVATVEPLVGESYQLPFDYLVIALGAVSRTFPIPGLAENGIGMKGVEEAIGLRNHVLEQLDKADSTTDEDVRRKALTFVFIGGGFAGAETIGEVEDMARDAAAYYPNVKREDMRFILVDAADKILPEVGPQLGKWGLEHLQERGIEVYLSTSMTSCVDKHVILANGLEVDASTIVWTAGVKPNPALAKFGLPLGPRGHVDTVPTLQVRGTDYIWAAGDNAQVPDLAAGEGAWCPPNAQHALRQAKVLGDNVISGLRGFPQQEYKHANKGAVAGLGLHKGVAMIVVGKARIKVKGRLAWYMHRGYHGMAVPTWNRKIRVFADWTLGMFLKREVVSLGAIENPREEFYEAARPAPAPVVAQQPKAAETEKAGAA from the coding sequence ATGAGCACCACGGAGCGTCCACGGATCCTCGTAGTAGGCGGCGGTTACGTCGGCCTGTACGCGGCGCGTCGCATCATGAAGAAGATGCGGTACGGCGAGGCGACCGTCACGGTCGTCGACCCGCGCTCGTACATGACGTACCAGCCCTTCCTTCCCGAGACGGCAGCAGGCAGCATCTCCCCGCGTCACGTCGTCGTCCCGCTGCGGCGCGTGCTGCCCGGGGCCGAGGTGCTGACCGGGCGGGTCGCCGACATCGACCAGGACCGCAAGGTCGCCACGGTCGAGCCGCTGGTCGGCGAGTCCTACCAGCTTCCCTTCGACTACCTGGTGATCGCGCTCGGCGCGGTCTCCCGGACCTTCCCGATCCCCGGCCTGGCCGAGAACGGCATCGGCATGAAGGGTGTCGAGGAGGCGATCGGCCTGCGCAACCACGTGCTGGAGCAGCTGGACAAGGCCGACTCCACGACCGACGAGGACGTCCGCCGCAAGGCGCTGACCTTCGTCTTCATCGGCGGCGGCTTCGCGGGCGCGGAGACCATCGGCGAGGTCGAGGACATGGCGCGCGACGCGGCCGCGTACTACCCGAACGTGAAGCGCGAGGACATGCGCTTCATCCTGGTCGACGCCGCCGACAAGATCCTTCCCGAGGTCGGTCCGCAGCTGGGCAAGTGGGGTCTTGAGCACCTGCAGGAGCGCGGCATCGAGGTCTACCTCAGCACCTCGATGACCTCCTGCGTGGACAAGCACGTGATCCTGGCCAACGGCCTGGAGGTCGACGCCTCCACCATCGTGTGGACGGCCGGCGTCAAGCCGAACCCGGCGCTGGCCAAGTTCGGCCTGCCGCTCGGCCCGCGCGGCCACGTGGACACCGTCCCGACGCTCCAGGTGCGCGGCACCGACTACATCTGGGCCGCCGGCGACAACGCCCAGGTGCCGGACCTCGCCGCGGGCGAGGGCGCCTGGTGCCCGCCGAACGCCCAGCACGCGCTGCGCCAGGCCAAGGTGCTCGGCGACAACGTGATCTCCGGGCTGCGCGGCTTCCCGCAGCAGGAGTACAAGCACGCCAACAAGGGTGCCGTCGCCGGGCTCGGCCTGCACAAGGGCGTGGCGATGATCGTGGTCGGCAAGGCCAGGATCAAGGTCAAGGGCCGCCTCGCGTGGTACATGCACCGCGGCTACCACGGCATGGCGGTGCCGACCTGGAACCGCAAGATCCGGGTGTTCGCCGACTGGACCCTCGGGATGTTCCTCAAGCGCGAGGTCGTCTCCCTCGGCGCCATCGAGAACCCCCGCGAGGAGTTCTACGAGGCGGCCCGCCCCGCCCCGGCTCCGGTCGTGGCCCAGCAGCCCAAGGCCGCCGAGACCGAGAAGGCCGGCGCCGCCTGA
- a CDS encoding cyclopropane-fatty-acyl-phospholipid synthase family protein, whose product MADAAHRIFELAEHALSRPLPLRVRAWDGSEAGPAGAPVLVLRRRRALRRLLWRPGELGLTRAWVAGDLTVEGDLYEALDRLSGLLWERGEPDPAPGGGTVGAARRLAEVLRDPGSYRLAREALALAGPGLPPSPPPEEVRRRAGIAHSRRRDKAAIAHHYDVGNDFYGLVLGPSMVYSCAVWPEKDTTLEEAQRAKLDLVCRKLSLREGQRLLDVGCGWGSMVMHAAEHYGVRATGITLSVEQAAFARKRVAEAGLAGRIEIRVQDYRDVADGPYDAISSIGMAEHVGTERYLEYARTLYDLLLPGGRLLNHQIARRPLRDERAYRIDEFIDRYVFPDGELSPVGATVARLEDAGFEVRDVEALREHYGRTLRAWVANLEAHWDEAARATTVGRARVWRLYMAASALSFERNRIGVNQVLAVRTDPDGTSGMPPTRGGWLS is encoded by the coding sequence ATGGCTGACGCGGCTCATCGCATCTTCGAACTCGCCGAACACGCCCTCTCCAGACCGCTCCCGCTGCGCGTGCGCGCCTGGGACGGCAGTGAGGCCGGGCCGGCCGGCGCACCCGTCCTGGTCCTGCGCCGGCGCCGCGCCCTGCGCCGGCTGCTGTGGCGACCGGGGGAGCTGGGCCTGACCCGTGCCTGGGTGGCCGGCGACCTCACGGTGGAGGGCGACCTCTACGAGGCGCTCGACCGGCTCTCCGGGCTGCTGTGGGAGCGGGGCGAGCCGGATCCGGCGCCCGGCGGCGGCACGGTAGGGGCCGCCCGCCGCCTCGCCGAAGTGCTGCGCGACCCCGGAAGCTACCGCCTCGCCCGCGAGGCCCTGGCGCTCGCGGGACCCGGCCTGCCCCCCTCGCCGCCGCCCGAGGAGGTCCGCCGGCGCGCCGGTATCGCCCACAGCAGGCGCCGGGACAAGGCGGCCATCGCCCACCACTACGACGTGGGCAACGACTTCTACGGGCTGGTGCTCGGCCCGAGCATGGTCTACTCCTGCGCCGTGTGGCCGGAGAAGGACACCACGTTGGAGGAGGCGCAGCGCGCCAAGCTCGACCTGGTCTGCCGCAAGCTGAGCCTGCGGGAGGGACAGCGGCTGCTGGACGTCGGCTGCGGCTGGGGCTCGATGGTGATGCACGCGGCAGAGCACTACGGGGTGCGGGCCACCGGCATCACCCTGTCCGTGGAGCAGGCGGCCTTCGCCCGCAAGCGTGTCGCCGAGGCCGGCCTGGCGGGCCGGATCGAGATCCGGGTGCAGGACTACCGCGACGTCGCCGACGGACCGTACGACGCGATCTCGTCCATCGGGATGGCCGAGCACGTCGGCACCGAGCGCTATCTGGAGTACGCCCGCACGCTCTACGACCTGCTGCTCCCCGGCGGCCGGCTGCTCAACCACCAGATCGCCCGGCGGCCGCTGCGCGACGAGAGGGCCTACCGCATCGACGAGTTCATCGACCGCTACGTCTTCCCCGACGGCGAGCTGTCCCCGGTCGGCGCGACCGTGGCGCGGCTGGAAGACGCCGGCTTCGAGGTGCGGGACGTGGAGGCGCTGCGCGAGCACTACGGGCGCACGCTGCGGGCCTGGGTGGCGAATCTGGAGGCGCACTGGGACGAGGCCGCCCGCGCGACCACCGTCGGCCGGGCCAGGGTCTGGCGGCTGTACATGGCGGCGTCCGCGCTGTCGTTCGAGCGCAACCGGATCGGCGTCAACCAGGTGCTCGCGGTCCGCACCGACCCGGACGGCACCTCCGGCATGCCGCCGACCCGCGGCGGGTGGCTGTCGTAG
- a CDS encoding flavin monoamine oxidase family protein yields the protein MTQLNRRAFLRAVGATGGAGAMLATMGALGLTPTAEAASREAAFRAPRPGDFSLTGRAAAKVVVLGGGIAGLTTAYELGKAGYDCTILEARDRPGGRNFTVRGGDRTTDLYGNKQTARFSDGQYMNAGPARIAQWMVTLDYCRELGVPIEVFTNVNADTYLYNESAGMTAPMRYRAAKADVFGYVTELLAKASDQGALDQALTAADRERLMEFLKDYGDLGNTLDYTGSSRRGYSVWPAAAGTPGVVNADVPSASEIFATGVGRYFAFEFEFDQAMLMFQPVGGMDRIPHALARAIGTHKVRTGCAVTQVTDKAHGVSVTYTQSGRTRVIDADYCVAAMPPNILAKVPHNLGADVQTALQAITPSSAGKIGLEYRSRWWETDHRIYGGITETDLDVTHIWHPSYGFHGERGVMIGYYNTGSHADSYALLSPKDREARAVAAGVKIYGEKYRSELATSFSHHWRQFPYQEAAWHSTPGGPDHARYKPLNEPTGHVYFAGDWLSYMDAWQHGAFSSARKAVTALHQRVLA from the coding sequence ATGACCCAGCTCAATCGACGTGCCTTTCTGCGCGCCGTCGGCGCGACGGGCGGGGCGGGCGCGATGCTCGCCACCATGGGGGCGCTCGGCCTCACCCCCACCGCCGAGGCGGCGTCCCGCGAGGCGGCCTTCCGGGCCCCGCGCCCGGGGGACTTCAGCCTCACCGGGAGGGCCGCGGCCAAGGTGGTCGTGCTCGGCGGCGGCATAGCCGGCCTGACCACCGCCTACGAGCTCGGCAAGGCGGGCTACGACTGCACGATCCTGGAAGCCCGCGACCGGCCGGGCGGCCGCAACTTCACGGTCAGAGGCGGTGACAGGACCACCGACCTGTACGGCAACAAGCAGACCGCGCGCTTCTCCGACGGCCAGTACATGAACGCCGGCCCCGCGCGGATCGCCCAGTGGATGGTCACCCTCGACTACTGCCGTGAACTCGGCGTGCCCATCGAGGTCTTCACCAACGTCAACGCCGACACCTACCTCTACAACGAGTCGGCCGGCATGACCGCGCCGATGCGCTACCGCGCCGCCAAGGCCGACGTCTTCGGCTACGTGACCGAGCTGCTGGCCAAGGCCTCCGACCAGGGAGCCCTTGACCAGGCGCTGACGGCCGCCGACCGGGAACGCCTGATGGAGTTCCTCAAGGACTACGGCGACCTGGGAAACACGCTGGATTACACCGGAAGTTCGCGCCGCGGCTATTCCGTCTGGCCGGCCGCCGCCGGTACTCCCGGTGTGGTGAACGCCGATGTGCCCAGCGCCTCGGAGATCTTCGCCACCGGGGTCGGCCGCTATTTCGCCTTCGAGTTCGAATTCGACCAGGCCATGCTGATGTTCCAGCCGGTCGGCGGCATGGACCGTATCCCGCACGCGCTGGCCCGGGCGATCGGCACCCACAAGGTCCGCACCGGCTGCGCGGTCACCCAGGTCACCGACAAGGCGCACGGCGTCAGCGTGACCTACACCCAGAGCGGCCGCACCAGGGTCATCGACGCCGACTACTGCGTGGCCGCGATGCCGCCGAACATCCTCGCGAAGGTCCCGCACAACCTCGGCGCGGACGTGCAGACCGCGCTGCAGGCCATCACTCCCTCCTCGGCGGGCAAGATCGGCCTGGAATACCGTTCCCGCTGGTGGGAGACCGACCACCGGATCTACGGCGGCATCACCGAGACCGACCTCGACGTCACCCACATCTGGCACCCGTCCTACGGCTTCCACGGCGAGCGCGGTGTGATGATCGGCTACTACAACACCGGCTCCCACGCGGACTCCTACGCGCTGCTCAGCCCCAAGGACCGCGAGGCCCGTGCCGTGGCGGCGGGCGTGAAGATCTACGGGGAGAAGTACCGCAGCGAGCTGGCCACGTCCTTCTCCCACCACTGGCGGCAGTTCCCCTACCAGGAGGCGGCCTGGCACAGCACCCCCGGCGGCCCCGACCACGCCCGGTACAAGCCGCTCAACGAGCCCACCGGGCACGTCTACTTCGCCGGCGACTGGCTCAGCTACATGGACGCCTGGCAGCACGGGGCGTTCAGCTCGGCCCGCAAGGCGGTCACCGCGCTGCACCAGCGCGTCCTCGCCTGA
- a CDS encoding bifunctional DNA primase/polymerase, protein MPRPDHTRALHAALLTAARGLPVIPLSRTKLPAVRSPHRDEPRSAVMCRGECGRPGHGVHDATTDPARIRALFAVAPWATGYGVACGRGPHHLIGLDLDVKHGADGIGALRVLAGTHGFTVPDTVTVLTPSGGRHLWLTAPGPVPNSAGRLAPGIDVRGEGGYVVGPGSRTVAGRYLLAPGGADRPLAAAPAVLLRLAVPPPAPYERQARHAAGPRHPAEKRAAALVRFVLDSHEGERNGRLFWAACRAYDAGLGDVLAPALVTAAVHTGLTEREAAATVASAGRLRAAPHG, encoded by the coding sequence ATGCCACGCCCCGACCACACCCGCGCCCTGCACGCGGCGCTGCTGACCGCGGCCCGCGGTCTGCCCGTCATCCCGCTGTCCCGGACGAAGCTGCCCGCCGTCCGGTCCCCGCACCGCGACGAGCCGCGCTCGGCGGTCATGTGCCGCGGCGAGTGCGGCAGGCCCGGGCACGGCGTGCACGACGCGACCACCGACCCGGCGCGTATACGCGCGCTGTTCGCGGTGGCGCCCTGGGCCACCGGCTACGGCGTGGCCTGCGGGCGCGGGCCGCACCATCTGATCGGCCTCGACCTCGACGTCAAGCACGGGGCCGACGGGATCGGCGCGCTGCGCGTGCTGGCCGGGACCCACGGCTTCACGGTGCCCGACACCGTCACCGTGCTCACCCCGAGCGGCGGCCGCCACCTGTGGCTGACGGCGCCGGGTCCGGTCCCCAACTCGGCGGGCAGGCTCGCCCCCGGCATCGACGTGCGCGGCGAGGGCGGCTACGTGGTCGGCCCGGGTTCGCGCACGGTGGCGGGCCGCTACCTGCTGGCCCCCGGCGGCGCGGACCGCCCGCTGGCCGCCGCGCCGGCCGTGCTGCTGCGGCTCGCCGTCCCCCCGCCCGCGCCCTACGAGCGGCAGGCCCGGCACGCGGCAGGGCCGCGGCACCCCGCCGAGAAGCGGGCCGCGGCCCTGGTGCGGTTCGTGCTGGATTCGCACGAAGGCGAGCGCAACGGGCGGCTGTTCTGGGCCGCCTGCCGTGCCTACGACGCCGGCCTCGGCGACGTCCTGGCGCCGGCCCTGGTGACGGCCGCGGTGCACACCGGTCTGACCGAGCGGGAGGCCGCCGCCACCGTGGCGTCGGCCGGACGGCTCAGGGCCGCCCCGCACGGATGA
- a CDS encoding Bax inhibitor-1/YccA family protein: MRSSNPVLSRRGFTHGNDYAGFESQGARGAQGVPGGVRQGGNPYAQAPRNPYDQGQPLTAVGFEQAYAAPAAVAAPAGTMTIEDVVRRTGMTLGTVAVGAVLGWVALPDNYGLAVGAALIAFVLAMVQAFKRTPVPALILGYALFEGVFLGAISRIYNEAWQGAPVQAVLGTMAVFAGMLVAYRARIIRVTARYQRIGLAVAVGFVLAMLVNLLFAAFGNADGLGLRTGALGIVFCLLGIALGAFFLSLDFKQVEDGIRGGAPRQESWLAAFGLTLSLVWIYLELLRLIAILRD; encoded by the coding sequence ATGAGGAGCAGCAACCCGGTCCTCTCCCGGCGGGGTTTCACCCACGGGAACGACTACGCCGGCTTCGAGTCGCAGGGCGCCCGCGGCGCCCAGGGTGTGCCCGGCGGTGTCCGGCAGGGCGGCAACCCGTACGCGCAGGCCCCGCGCAATCCCTACGACCAGGGGCAGCCGCTGACCGCCGTAGGCTTCGAGCAGGCGTACGCCGCGCCCGCCGCCGTCGCCGCGCCGGCCGGCACGATGACGATCGAGGACGTCGTCAGGCGTACGGGCATGACGCTCGGCACCGTCGCGGTCGGCGCGGTGCTCGGCTGGGTCGCGCTGCCCGACAACTACGGCCTGGCGGTGGGCGCGGCCCTGATCGCGTTCGTGCTGGCCATGGTGCAGGCGTTCAAGCGCACGCCCGTACCCGCCCTGATCCTCGGCTACGCCCTCTTCGAGGGGGTCTTCCTCGGGGCAATCAGCCGGATCTACAACGAGGCGTGGCAAGGTGCCCCGGTCCAGGCGGTGCTCGGCACCATGGCGGTCTTCGCCGGCATGCTCGTCGCCTACCGGGCGCGGATCATCCGCGTCACCGCCCGCTACCAGCGGATCGGACTGGCCGTCGCCGTCGGCTTCGTGCTGGCGATGCTGGTGAACCTGCTCTTCGCCGCCTTCGGCAACGCCGACGGGCTGGGGCTGCGCACCGGCGCGCTCGGCATCGTCTTCTGCCTGCTCGGCATCGCACTGGGCGCGTTCTTCCTGTCGCTGGACTTCAAGCAGGTCGAGGACGGCATCCGGGGCGGGGCCCCGCGCCAGGAGAGCTGGCTGGCCGCCTTCGGGCTGACGCTGTCACTGGTGTGGATCTACCTGGAGCTGCTGCGGCTGATCGCGATCCTCCGCGACTGA
- a CDS encoding DUF4287 domain-containing protein, producing the protein MSQTHFSEETHRNLLDRIPHCTGREVSDWLSALDDGPSFFRFDDKVSWLRSEHDLSYGHAKAIVHEYDLRRAARNLL; encoded by the coding sequence ATGTCCCAAACGCACTTCTCCGAGGAAACCCACCGGAATCTGCTCGACCGCATCCCGCACTGCACCGGCCGCGAGGTGAGCGACTGGCTGTCCGCCCTCGACGACGGCCCGTCGTTCTTCCGCTTCGACGACAAGGTCAGCTGGCTCCGCTCGGAGCACGACCTCTCCTACGGACACGCCAAGGCCATCGTCCACGAGTACGACCTGCGGCGGGCCGCGCGCAATCTGCTCTGA
- a CDS encoding acetyl-CoA C-acetyltransferase, with protein sequence MPEAVIVSAARSPIGRAFKGSLQELRPDDLAATIISTALAKVPQLDPHDIDDLMLGCGLPGGEQGFNLGRIVAVQMGMDHLPGCTVTRYCSSSLQTTRMALHAIRAGEGDVFISAGVEMVSRFTKGNSDSLPDTMNPVFGEAFARTAARAEQSGADWHDPREDGLLPDAYIAMGQTAENLAALKGITRQDQDEFGVRSQNLAEKALQNGFWEREITPVTLPDGTVVATDDGPRAGVTLEGVQGLKPVFRPDGTVTAGNCCPLNDGAAALVVMSDTKARELGVTPLARVVSTGVSGLSPEIMGYGPVAASQQALRRAGMSIGDIDLVEINEAFAAQVIPSYRDLGIDLDRLNVNGGAIAVGHPFGMTGARITGTLINSLQFHDKQFGLETMCVGGGQGMAMVIERLS encoded by the coding sequence ATGCCAGAAGCCGTCATCGTCTCAGCCGCCCGTTCGCCCATCGGTCGCGCCTTCAAGGGGTCGCTCCAGGAGCTGCGCCCCGACGACCTGGCCGCCACGATCATCAGCACCGCGCTCGCCAAGGTGCCGCAGCTCGATCCGCACGACATCGACGACCTGATGCTGGGCTGCGGCCTGCCGGGCGGCGAGCAGGGCTTCAACCTGGGCCGGATCGTCGCGGTGCAGATGGGCATGGACCACCTGCCGGGCTGCACCGTCACCCGGTACTGCTCCTCGTCGCTGCAGACGACCCGGATGGCACTGCACGCCATCAGGGCCGGCGAGGGCGACGTCTTCATCTCGGCGGGTGTCGAGATGGTGTCGCGCTTCACCAAGGGCAACTCCGACAGCCTGCCCGACACGATGAACCCGGTGTTCGGCGAGGCCTTCGCGCGTACGGCGGCGCGCGCCGAGCAGAGCGGCGCCGACTGGCACGACCCGCGCGAGGACGGCCTGCTGCCGGACGCGTACATCGCGATGGGGCAGACCGCGGAGAATCTGGCGGCGCTCAAGGGCATCACGCGGCAGGACCAGGACGAGTTCGGCGTGCGGTCGCAGAATCTGGCCGAGAAAGCGCTGCAGAACGGCTTCTGGGAGCGCGAGATCACCCCGGTGACGCTGCCTGACGGCACCGTGGTGGCCACGGACGACGGCCCGCGGGCAGGGGTGACCCTGGAGGGCGTCCAGGGCCTCAAGCCGGTCTTCAGGCCCGACGGCACCGTGACCGCGGGCAACTGCTGCCCGCTCAACGACGGCGCCGCCGCACTGGTCGTCATGTCGGACACCAAGGCGCGGGAGTTGGGCGTCACCCCGCTGGCCCGGGTGGTCTCCACCGGCGTGTCCGGGCTCTCCCCGGAGATCATGGGCTACGGCCCGGTGGCGGCCTCGCAGCAGGCGCTGCGGCGGGCCGGGATGTCGATCGGCGACATCGACCTGGTCGAGATCAACGAGGCCTTCGCCGCGCAGGTCATCCCGTCCTACCGCGACCTGGGCATCGACCTCGACCGGCTGAACGTCAACGGCGGCGCCATCGCGGTCGGCCACCCGTTCGGCATGACCGGCGCGCGCATCACCGGGACCCTCATCAACAGCCTGCAGTTCCACGACAAGCAGTTCGGCCTGGAGACCATGTGCGTCGGCGGCGGCCAGGGCATGGCGATGGTGATCGAGCGGCTTTCGTGA
- a CDS encoding SGNH/GDSL hydrolase family protein: MSRVRVARRIATAAAFGSGGISLLGGAAVGLVLAEVRMAKRVVGGSEDVPPRADGRYGSAFARPGGGPPLRLVFLGDSTAAGQGVHRARETPGALLASGLAAVAERPVKLVNVAQPGAQSDDLPRQVALVLDEAPPPDVAVIMIGANDVTHRMPPAASVRLLSDAVRRLRAAGVEVIVGTCPDLGSVEPVYQPLRWLARRMSRQLAAAQTIAVVGVGGRTVSLGDLLGPEFEARPRELFGPDNFHPSAEGYATAAMAVLPTLCAALGVWPQTDERPDVRRGEGFLPVAQAAAEAAAEGGTEVTAARDAESGPRGRWALIKRRRRRLLAEEHPEQDAADTAAEERAAHRSA; this comes from the coding sequence ATGTCGAGGGTGAGGGTGGCACGGCGGATTGCGACCGCGGCGGCGTTCGGCAGCGGCGGGATCAGCCTGCTGGGCGGGGCCGCGGTCGGTCTGGTGCTTGCGGAGGTCCGGATGGCCAAGCGGGTGGTGGGCGGTTCGGAGGACGTCCCCCCGCGGGCCGACGGCCGGTACGGGTCCGCGTTTGCGCGCCCCGGCGGCGGGCCGCCGCTGCGGCTGGTCTTCCTCGGTGACTCCACGGCCGCGGGGCAGGGCGTGCACCGGGCCAGGGAGACCCCCGGCGCGCTGCTCGCCTCGGGTCTGGCGGCGGTCGCGGAACGGCCGGTGAAGCTGGTGAACGTGGCGCAGCCGGGCGCGCAGTCCGACGACCTGCCCCGCCAGGTGGCGCTGGTCCTCGACGAGGCGCCGCCGCCCGACGTGGCGGTGATCATGATCGGCGCCAACGACGTCACCCACCGCATGCCGCCCGCCGCCTCGGTGCGGCTGCTGTCCGACGCGGTGCGCAGGCTGCGCGCGGCCGGCGTGGAGGTGATCGTCGGCACCTGCCCGGACCTCGGCTCCGTCGAGCCGGTCTACCAGCCGCTGCGCTGGCTGGCCCGCCGGATGAGCCGGCAGCTGGCCGCTGCGCAGACCATCGCGGTGGTCGGCGTGGGCGGCCGTACGGTCTCGCTCGGCGACCTGCTGGGGCCGGAGTTCGAGGCCAGGCCGCGCGAGCTGTTCGGCCCGGACAACTTCCATCCCTCCGCCGAGGGGTACGCGACCGCCGCCATGGCCGTGCTGCCGACGCTGTGCGCCGCGCTCGGCGTGTGGCCGCAGACCGACGAGCGGCCGGACGTGCGGCGCGGCGAGGGCTTCCTGCCGGTCGCGCAGGCCGCGGCGGAGGCGGCCGCCGAGGGCGGCACCGAGGTCACCGCGGCGCGGGACGCCGAGTCGGGTCCGCGCGGGCGCTGGGCGCTCATCAAGCGGCGCAGGCGGCGGCTGCTGGCCGAGGAGCACCCGGAGCAGGACGCCGCGGACACCGCGGCCGAGGAGCGGGCCGCGCACCGGTCGGCGTAG